One genomic segment of [Phormidium] sp. ETS-05 includes these proteins:
- the pcrA gene encoding DNA helicase PcrA, whose amino-acid sequence MNTTNDFLNQLNPSQKRAAEHFCGPMLVVAGAGSGKTRALTYRIAHLIRHHRVNPENILAVTFTNKAAREMKDRLERLFADTHAEEKYGKRFVALEPLQQTEIRSRVWRRYIKPLWIGTFHSLCGRILRYDIEKYTDESGRKWTRSFSIFDESDAQAAFKEIVTQKLNLDSKKFEPRQVRYAISSAKNKGYSPLEWEQSASDYRDRVLADIYRQYQDYLAANNALDFDDLIRIPTDLFRQNPEVLNYWHRQFHHILVDEYQDTNRTQYELIRLLVTDGEPASSFTNWDNRSIFVVGDVDQSIYSFRMADFTILLEFQQDFGDGLPDETTQTMVKLEENYRSRENILEAANQLIANNTERIDKVLRPTRGEGDPIYCFRGSDDGEEAGFVVDQIRHLQSQHPELNWGAFAILYRTNAQSRSFEEVLVRNNVPYRIVGGLRFYDRKEIKDIIAYLRLTVNPADNVSLKRIINTPTRGIGKTTLQRLEDAAIQLNVPLWEIISDETSAHTLAGKSAKAVIKFVQMVQQWQNQLTTLPGADILQAVMEESGYIDTLTQEGTDEAEGRLENLTQLYNAAVEYAEDNEDSSLEAFLANAALASDLDDLQEGEEAVSLMTLHSAKGLEFPVVFMVGMEESLFPHFRSMDDAKAMEEERRLCYVGITRAQERLYLTYAGSRRLWGSLQSSYPSRFLGELPRDLLRGNGVAKRPRKTTSGQNSSDSSATGGAGVVSWRVGDKLMDDRYGLGEITHVFGSGNKISLAVKFGRGNQKIIDPKTAPIRKL is encoded by the coding sequence ATGAATACCACCAATGATTTCCTGAACCAACTCAACCCCAGCCAAAAACGGGCTGCGGAGCATTTTTGCGGTCCGATGCTGGTGGTGGCGGGGGCGGGGTCCGGCAAAACGCGAGCCCTCACTTACCGCATTGCGCACCTAATTCGCCACCACCGGGTAAACCCAGAAAACATCCTGGCGGTGACTTTCACCAATAAAGCAGCGCGGGAAATGAAAGACCGCCTGGAAAGGCTGTTTGCAGACACTCACGCCGAGGAGAAGTACGGGAAACGGTTTGTCGCGTTGGAACCGTTGCAGCAAACCGAAATCCGATCGCGTGTGTGGCGTCGCTACATCAAACCCCTGTGGATTGGCACCTTCCACAGTCTCTGCGGTCGCATCCTCCGCTACGATATAGAAAAATACACCGATGAATCTGGGCGCAAGTGGACGCGCAGCTTTTCCATTTTCGACGAATCCGACGCCCAAGCTGCCTTTAAAGAAATCGTCACCCAAAAACTCAACCTCGACAGTAAAAAATTTGAACCCCGCCAAGTGCGCTACGCCATCAGCAGCGCCAAAAACAAAGGTTATTCCCCTCTAGAGTGGGAACAGTCAGCATCGGACTATCGCGATCGCGTCCTCGCCGACATCTACCGCCAATACCAAGACTACCTCGCCGCTAACAACGCCCTAGATTTCGACGACCTCATCCGCATTCCCACCGACTTATTCCGCCAAAACCCAGAAGTCCTCAACTACTGGCATCGTCAATTTCACCACATCCTAGTTGACGAATATCAAGACACCAACCGCACCCAATATGAACTAATTCGCCTCCTCGTCACCGATGGCGAGCCAGCATCATCATTTACCAACTGGGATAACCGCTCAATTTTCGTAGTCGGCGACGTTGACCAGTCCATTTACTCCTTCCGCATGGCCGACTTTACCATCTTGCTGGAATTTCAGCAAGACTTCGGCGACGGATTGCCCGATGAAACCACCCAAACAATGGTCAAACTGGAGGAAAATTACCGCTCTCGCGAGAATATCCTCGAAGCCGCAAACCAGCTCATTGCCAACAACACCGAACGCATCGATAAAGTGCTGCGACCCACACGCGGCGAAGGCGACCCGATATACTGTTTTCGGGGCAGCGATGACGGAGAAGAAGCCGGATTTGTAGTGGATCAAATCCGCCACTTGCAAAGTCAACACCCAGAATTAAACTGGGGCGCTTTTGCCATTCTCTACCGCACCAACGCCCAATCCCGTTCCTTTGAAGAAGTCTTGGTCAGGAACAACGTGCCTTATCGGATTGTGGGGGGGCTGCGATTCTATGACCGCAAAGAAATTAAAGATATTATCGCCTACCTCCGCCTCACCGTCAACCCGGCGGATAATGTGAGTTTAAAGCGCATCATCAACACCCCCACGCGAGGTATCGGCAAAACCACCTTGCAGCGTCTGGAAGATGCGGCAATTCAGTTAAATGTGCCTTTATGGGAAATTATCAGCGATGAAACTTCGGCGCATACTTTGGCGGGGAAGTCGGCCAAAGCCGTGATAAAATTTGTGCAAATGGTGCAGCAGTGGCAAAATCAACTAACCACATTGCCGGGAGCGGATATCCTGCAGGCGGTGATGGAAGAATCGGGTTATATTGACACCTTAACCCAAGAAGGCACCGACGAAGCGGAAGGGCGACTGGAAAACCTGACGCAACTTTATAATGCGGCGGTGGAATATGCGGAAGATAACGAAGATTCATCCTTAGAGGCATTTTTAGCCAATGCGGCGTTAGCTTCTGATTTGGATGACCTGCAAGAAGGGGAAGAGGCGGTGTCTTTGATGACCCTGCACTCGGCGAAGGGATTGGAGTTTCCTGTAGTGTTTATGGTGGGGATGGAGGAGAGTTTATTTCCCCACTTTAGAAGTATGGACGATGCGAAGGCGATGGAAGAAGAGCGCCGGTTGTGTTATGTGGGAATTACCAGAGCCCAAGAAAGATTGTATCTCACTTATGCGGGTTCGCGTCGCCTGTGGGGTTCGTTGCAGTCCAGTTATCCTTCCCGGTTTTTAGGGGAGTTACCCAGAGATTTGCTGCGGGGGAATGGGGTGGCGAAACGTCCGCGTAAGACAACTTCCGGGCAAAATTCTTCTGATAGTTCCGCTACTGGGGGAGCTGGGGTGGTTTCCTGGCGGGTGGGGGATAAGCTGATGGACGATCGCTACGGCTTAGGAGAGATTACCCATGTATTTGGCAGCGGAAACAAAATCTCCTTAGCCGTGAAATTCGGGCGGGGGAATCAAAAAATCATCGACCCCAAAACCGCACCCATCAGAAAACTTTAA
- a CDS encoding DUF5615 family PIN-like protein, whose protein sequence is MLILLDENLLSKKLKQPFIDAGHSVSNVSDMGWRGFKDREIMALAKSHPFDAFITADKNLPYQQNLTSLGMKIVVLDSISTRPDRLVPLMQKASDILADLPAGAVVRLDEAGNFVAINP, encoded by the coding sequence GTGCTTATACTCTTGGATGAAAATCTATTGAGCAAAAAGCTGAAACAGCCATTTATAGATGCTGGTCATTCCGTTAGCAATGTCAGCGATATGGGGTGGAGAGGTTTCAAAGATAGAGAAATTATGGCTTTAGCCAAAAGTCATCCTTTCGATGCTTTTATTACGGCGGATAAAAACCTGCCTTACCAACAAAATTTGACCAGCCTTGGGATGAAAATTGTGGTTTTAGATTCAATCAGCACTCGCCCCGATCGGCTTGTCCCTTTGATGCAAAAAGCAAGCGATATATTAGCCGATCTGCCAGCAGGGGCAGTAGTTCGACTCGATGAAGCGGGGAATTTTGTGGCAATCAATCCATAA
- a CDS encoding DUF433 domain-containing protein: MKIEKVLENRGIIHADPEIMSGAYVFLGSRVPLQTFFDYLEGEEGLAEFINDFPYLENQAIQVLEQVAKLMIDQERNPSAYTLG; encoded by the coding sequence ATGAAAATTGAAAAAGTCTTGGAAAACCGAGGAATTATTCACGCCGATCCAGAAATTATGAGCGGTGCTTATGTATTTTTAGGCAGTCGCGTGCCGTTACAGACTTTTTTCGACTACTTGGAGGGGGAGGAAGGTCTGGCCGAGTTTATTAATGATTTTCCCTACCTGGAAAATCAGGCGATTCAAGTGCTGGAACAGGTGGCCAAGTTAATGATTGATCAGGAGCGGAATCCCAGTGCTTATACTCTTGGATGA
- a CDS encoding WD40 repeat domain-containing protein translates to MSAKPLLSKNLVTLGVGSTAVRLRLLAAAAVTISFYLPFVTRVVGAPEPPLTTAQAQTRTTPEAEFLRVIGDDRFAVFALAYSPDSPVIVSGSIEDTVKYWNVNTGELRFTLSVHLGDVTSLAVSRDGNTLVSGSDDRTVNLWNMRSGKLLYTLQGHEGEVKAVAISPDGKTVASGGWDKTVRLWNVETGTLIRSLGPLDDGVKAVAFSPEGRMVASGDRDGMVKLWDVNSGEQLLSILAHNQEVNSLAFTPEGNFLVTGGADGTVKVWNAENGQAVRTLSGHYLQVYAVAVTPDGQTIASAGDDRTIRLWDLSTGRLLQTLTGHEKSVFALAISANGKQLVSGSNDNTIRLWQLRP, encoded by the coding sequence ATGAGTGCCAAGCCATTGCTATCGAAAAATTTAGTTACTTTAGGTGTGGGTTCTACGGCTGTAAGGCTTCGTTTGCTGGCCGCCGCCGCCGTTACCATCTCTTTCTACTTGCCTTTTGTTACCAGAGTCGTAGGCGCACCAGAGCCGCCCCTAACTACGGCTCAAGCTCAGACTCGGACTACACCCGAGGCGGAATTTCTGCGGGTCATCGGGGACGATCGCTTTGCCGTGTTTGCCTTAGCCTACAGTCCCGACAGTCCCGTAATTGTCAGCGGCAGCATTGAGGATACGGTTAAATATTGGAACGTCAACACCGGGGAACTGCGCTTCACCCTCTCAGTGCATTTAGGGGATGTGACATCCCTCGCCGTCAGCCGCGATGGCAATACCCTGGTTTCTGGTAGCGACGATCGGACTGTAAACCTGTGGAATATGCGATCGGGGAAACTGCTATACACCCTCCAAGGTCACGAAGGGGAGGTAAAAGCCGTAGCCATCAGTCCCGACGGCAAAACCGTGGCTAGCGGTGGTTGGGATAAAACTGTGCGGTTGTGGAATGTGGAGACGGGGACCCTCATCCGCAGCCTCGGCCCCCTGGATGACGGGGTAAAAGCGGTAGCATTTAGTCCCGAGGGGAGGATGGTTGCCAGTGGCGATCGCGATGGCATGGTCAAACTCTGGGATGTGAACAGCGGCGAACAACTCCTGAGCATCCTAGCTCACAACCAAGAAGTAAACTCCCTTGCCTTCACCCCCGAGGGCAACTTCCTCGTCACCGGGGGCGCTGATGGTACAGTCAAAGTGTGGAATGCCGAGAATGGTCAAGCAGTGCGCACCCTCAGCGGCCATTATTTGCAAGTTTACGCCGTCGCCGTCACCCCCGATGGCCAAACCATTGCCAGTGCAGGGGACGATCGCACCATCCGCCTGTGGGACCTAAGCACAGGCAGACTCTTGCAGACCCTCACCGGCCATGAAAAATCAGTATTTGCCCTGGCCATCAGCGCCAACGGCAAACAGCTCGTCAGCGGTAGCAACGATAATACAATCCGGTTGTGGCAGTTGAGACCCTAA
- a CDS encoding FGGY-family carbohydrate kinase: MNFYLGIDFGTSGARGVVIDASGAVRAEARYDFGGLITLSWPQLWQQALFAIIGEIPPPVRRSLCGIAINGTSATVMLCDRTGTPVAEPILYNDARGVQVLNTLRAVAPPNHPTISATSSLAKLLWWFDSTLGGFSAKGLYFLHQTDWLSFLLHGQLGVTDYHNALKLGGDPDRMSYPDWFSQLKTPLPHLPKIVKPGTPVAELRPEIADEFGISRGCLIGAGTTDSIAAFLASGAKAPGEASTSLGSTLVLKLLSTVRIDDAEKGIYSHRLGDLWLAGGASNTGGAVLRQFFTNEELAALSRRINPLQESPLYYYPLVKPGERFPVNDPHLPPNLSPQPTDPVAFLHGLLESIARIEARGYQLLAELGAEPVQRVYTAGGGAQNPTWTAIRQRQLGVPVVPSLSPEAAFGTALLVRDGKGGD, from the coding sequence ATGAACTTTTATCTGGGAATTGATTTCGGTACATCAGGTGCTAGAGGTGTGGTCATCGATGCTTCTGGGGCAGTGCGTGCAGAGGCACGGTATGATTTTGGGGGATTAATCACCCTGAGTTGGCCACAGCTTTGGCAACAGGCATTGTTTGCCATCATCGGCGAAATACCGCCACCAGTCCGCCGATCGCTCTGTGGTATCGCCATTAATGGTACTTCCGCCACAGTCATGCTTTGCGATCGGACGGGAACACCAGTTGCAGAACCTATTCTCTACAATGATGCGCGGGGAGTACAGGTGCTAAACACCCTGCGGGCAGTGGCCCCCCCGAACCATCCCACCATCAGCGCTACCAGTTCTCTGGCCAAACTTCTCTGGTGGTTTGATAGCACTTTGGGGGGGTTCAGCGCCAAAGGACTATATTTCCTGCACCAAACGGACTGGCTGAGCTTTCTCCTCCACGGCCAATTAGGTGTCACTGACTACCATAATGCGCTCAAGCTGGGTGGCGACCCCGATCGAATGTCTTACCCTGACTGGTTTTCCCAGCTTAAAACCCCATTACCACATTTACCCAAAATTGTCAAGCCTGGGACGCCGGTGGCAGAACTACGCCCAGAAATCGCCGATGAGTTTGGCATCTCTCGAGGTTGCCTCATTGGTGCTGGCACCACTGACAGTATCGCCGCCTTCCTCGCTTCCGGTGCCAAAGCTCCCGGGGAAGCTAGTACCTCTTTGGGCAGCACTTTAGTTTTGAAATTGCTCAGCACAGTCAGAATTGATGATGCCGAAAAAGGCATTTACAGCCACCGTTTGGGTGACTTGTGGCTGGCTGGCGGCGCTTCCAACACCGGCGGCGCTGTTTTGCGGCAATTTTTCACGAATGAAGAACTGGCAGCACTGAGCCGCCGCATTAATCCTCTGCAAGAAAGTCCCTTATACTACTATCCTCTGGTCAAGCCGGGGGAACGTTTTCCGGTTAACGACCCCCACCTACCACCCAATTTATCACCCCAACCAACTGACCCGGTGGCATTCCTCCACGGCTTATTAGAAAGTATAGCCCGGATTGAAGCTCGGGGCTATCAACTGCTGGCAGAATTGGGCGCTGAGCCGGTGCAGCGGGTATATACTGCGGGTGGCGGCGCCCAAAATCCTACTTGGACTGCGATCAGGCAGCGACAATTGGGGGTGCCTGTGGTGCCGAGTCTATCTCCAGAAGCGGCTTTTGGCACGGCGTTGTTGGTGCGCGATGGCAAGGGTGGGGACTAG
- a CDS encoding pentapeptide repeat-containing protein, producing MAPGIHIALIEQGVEVWNQWRESNPRVEPDLREANLHKADLRQANLTKVNLSSADLSMADLSMANLEWSNLSQANLVEATIQGTKLYKANLRETNLTMANLGQAVLTGADLCMANLYRANLTGADLTEATLYTAKLREAQLREADLHRTDLREADLTQAHLNEANLTEANFTMAIFSLANLIGATLYKTNLYKANLSLANLCMANLLGASMRRTIAIGTNFIGANFYRANLHKAILIQADLREATLSETVLTRADLRKANLSMANLRDASLSDANLAGANLTRANLYHANLEGAYLRSAIMPNGQKHE from the coding sequence ATGGCACCAGGGATACATATCGCGCTAATCGAGCAAGGGGTAGAGGTCTGGAATCAGTGGCGAGAGAGCAATCCTCGCGTCGAACCAGACTTGAGGGAGGCAAACCTGCATAAAGCAGACCTCAGACAAGCTAATCTCACAAAAGTGAATCTGTCATCGGCGGACTTGAGTATGGCAGATTTGAGTATGGCTAATTTGGAATGGTCTAATCTCTCCCAGGCGAACCTGGTAGAAGCAACTATTCAGGGTACAAAGCTGTATAAGGCGAATTTACGAGAGACAAATCTCACGATGGCGAACTTGGGGCAAGCGGTGCTGACGGGAGCGGACCTTTGCATGGCGAATTTGTACCGAGCGAACCTAACAGGAGCAGACTTGACCGAAGCCACTCTCTACACGGCTAAGTTGCGGGAGGCGCAATTGCGGGAGGCGGACTTGCACCGGACGGACCTCAGAGAAGCGGATTTGACCCAGGCGCATCTGAATGAGGCGAACCTGACGGAGGCTAATTTTACGATGGCGATTTTTTCTTTGGCGAATTTGATTGGGGCGACGCTGTATAAAACTAATTTGTATAAAGCGAATTTGAGCTTGGCTAATCTCTGTATGGCGAACCTGTTGGGGGCGAGTATGCGGCGGACGATCGCGATCGGCACCAACTTTATCGGCGCCAACTTTTACCGCGCCAACCTCCACAAAGCCATCCTCATCCAAGCCGACCTCCGAGAAGCCACCCTCAGCGAAACCGTCCTCACCCGCGCCGACCTGAGAAAAGCTAACCTGAGTATGGCCAACCTCCGAGACGCCTCTTTATCTGACGCTAATCTCGCCGGAGCCAACCTGACTAGAGCCAACCTGTACCATGCGAACCTCGAAGGGGCATATCTCAGGAGTGCCATTATGCCTAATGGCCAGAAACATGAGTAA
- a CDS encoding DUF433 domain-containing protein — protein MSQDNLLDRIAIDPNICHGSPYIRGHQIWVSLILDYLAGGSTIEQIIEIYPELETEDILACLAYSTEANRCSSVERQLHMKHEVELSK, from the coding sequence ATGAGCCAAGATAATTTACTAGACCGCATCGCGATCGACCCCAACATCTGTCATGGCTCCCCCTACATTCGCGGCCACCAAATTTGGGTGTCTTTGATTTTAGACTACCTAGCCGGTGGCTCCACAATTGAACAAATTATAGAAATTTATCCCGAGTTAGAAACAGAAGACATTCTCGCTTGTCTGGCCTATAGCACAGAAGCCAACCGCTGCTCTTCCGTAGAACGTCAACTCCATATGAAACATGAGGTGGAATTAAGCAAATAA
- the acs gene encoding acetate--CoA ligase: MTQPTIESILHEDRMFPPPEEFSAQAELKSLEEYRRLYQEAAANPEKFWADLADKELQWFQKWDKVLDWQPPFAKWFVGGKINISYNCLDRHLTTWRKNKAAIIWQGEPGDSRTLTYAQLHREVCQMANVIKQLGVKKGDVVGIYMPMIPEAAVAMLACARIGAPHTVIFGGFSAEALKDRLKDAEAKLVITADGGWRKDAIVPLKEQVDKALGDNAVPSVDNVLVVKRTGNKIHMEPGRDHWWQDLQANAKADCPAEPMDSEDMLFILYTSGTTGKPKGVVHTTGGYNLYTHVTTKWAFDLKDTDVYWCTADIGWITGHSYIVYGPLSNGATTVMYEGAPRSSNPGCMWDVVEKYGVTIFYTAPTAIRAFIKMGEHLPKARDLSSLRLLGTVGEPINPEAWMWYYRVIGSSKCPIVDTWWQTETGGFMITPLPGAIPTKPGSATLPFPGIIADVVDLEGNPVGDNEGGYLVIKHPWPSMMRTVYGDPDRFRRTYWEHIPPQDGKYLYFAGDGARRDKDGYFWVMGRVDDVINVSGHRLGTMEIESALVSHPAVAEAAVVGKPDDLRGEAIVAFVTLEDSYRASEQLEKELMQHVVGEIGALARPAEIRFSEDLPKTRSGKIMRRLLRNLAAGQEIAGDTSTLQDRGVLDKLRGGA; this comes from the coding sequence ATGACACAACCTACTATTGAATCGATACTTCACGAAGACCGGATGTTTCCGCCGCCAGAGGAGTTTTCGGCACAAGCGGAATTAAAGAGCCTTGAGGAGTACCGGCGACTATACCAAGAGGCGGCGGCGAACCCGGAGAAATTCTGGGCCGATTTGGCGGATAAGGAGCTGCAGTGGTTCCAAAAGTGGGATAAGGTGCTGGATTGGCAGCCACCGTTTGCGAAGTGGTTTGTGGGGGGGAAAATCAATATCTCCTATAACTGCTTAGACCGCCACTTGACGACTTGGCGGAAAAATAAAGCTGCTATTATCTGGCAGGGAGAACCGGGGGACTCGCGGACTCTGACTTATGCTCAATTGCACCGAGAAGTTTGCCAGATGGCAAATGTGATTAAGCAGTTGGGGGTGAAAAAGGGCGACGTGGTGGGGATATATATGCCGATGATTCCCGAAGCCGCCGTGGCGATGCTGGCTTGTGCGCGCATTGGTGCCCCCCACACGGTGATTTTTGGTGGTTTCAGTGCCGAAGCTCTCAAGGACCGGCTCAAAGACGCTGAAGCTAAACTGGTAATTACGGCGGATGGCGGTTGGCGCAAAGATGCGATCGTCCCCCTCAAAGAACAAGTAGATAAAGCTCTAGGAGATAACGCCGTCCCCAGTGTGGATAATGTCCTGGTGGTGAAGCGTACCGGCAACAAAATCCATATGGAACCTGGGCGGGACCATTGGTGGCAAGACTTACAAGCTAATGCTAAAGCGGACTGCCCCGCCGAACCGATGGATAGCGAGGATATGCTCTTCATCCTCTATACCAGTGGCACCACGGGCAAACCCAAGGGTGTTGTGCATACCACCGGCGGCTATAACCTCTACACTCACGTTACCACCAAGTGGGCATTTGACCTGAAAGATACGGATGTTTACTGGTGTACTGCCGATATCGGCTGGATTACCGGCCACAGCTACATCGTCTATGGGCCGTTGTCTAATGGTGCCACTACGGTTATGTATGAAGGTGCCCCCCGCTCTTCTAACCCTGGGTGTATGTGGGATGTGGTGGAAAAATACGGGGTGACGATTTTCTATACGGCACCGACGGCGATTCGCGCTTTTATCAAAATGGGTGAACATTTGCCGAAGGCGCGTGATTTGTCCTCTCTGCGACTTTTGGGCACGGTGGGAGAACCAATTAATCCGGAAGCCTGGATGTGGTATTATCGAGTGATCGGCAGCTCGAAATGCCCGATCGTCGATACTTGGTGGCAAACGGAGACCGGCGGTTTTATGATTACCCCCCTGCCGGGAGCGATTCCCACCAAACCAGGTTCTGCCACTTTACCTTTTCCGGGCATTATTGCCGATGTGGTGGACTTGGAGGGCAACCCCGTAGGCGACAACGAAGGGGGCTATTTAGTTATTAAACATCCTTGGCCTAGTATGATGCGCACGGTTTACGGCGACCCCGATCGCTTCCGCCGCACCTACTGGGAACATATCCCCCCTCAAGATGGGAAATACCTATACTTTGCCGGTGACGGGGCCCGCCGCGATAAAGATGGTTACTTTTGGGTAATGGGTCGGGTGGATGACGTGATTAACGTTTCTGGACACCGTTTGGGCACGATGGAAATTGAATCGGCTCTGGTATCTCACCCCGCAGTTGCCGAGGCGGCGGTGGTGGGTAAACCGGACGACCTACGCGGCGAGGCGATCGTCGCTTTCGTGACCCTAGAAGATAGTTATCGTGCCTCGGAACAGTTGGAAAAAGAGCTGATGCAGCATGTAGTCGGCGAAATTGGCGCTTTGGCTCGTCCGGCAGAAATTCGCTTTAGCGAAGATTTGCCGAAAACGCGATCGGGCAAAATCATGCGCCGTCTCTTGCGCAACCTCGCCGCCGGTCAGGAAATCGCCGGAGACACCTCAACGCTTCAAGACCGGGGCGTTTTGGATAAGCTCCGGGGTGGCGCCTAG
- a CDS encoding SDR family oxidoreductase — translation MARVLITGAGRGLGLAFVRSCLTRGDTIWAGVRQPEKSPQLTELKAKYPQELHLVPLDVTDAAAIENVWQQLHKEAGALDLLINNAGINSMSADAGGTAAHLRLGELDSNRMLAMFHINAVAPLMLAQRCIDLLATGDNPRIISISSWLGSLANKASGGNYSYCASKTALNMLMRALALEVISKGIITVIFNPGWMQTDMGGPRAKLTPDESARGILQVTDNLTASDAGRFLNWDGTEHPW, via the coding sequence GTGGCCAGAGTATTAATTACCGGTGCGGGACGGGGTTTGGGTTTAGCGTTTGTGAGAAGTTGTCTTACCAGAGGAGATACCATTTGGGCAGGAGTCCGACAACCGGAAAAATCCCCCCAACTGACTGAACTTAAGGCTAAATACCCGCAAGAACTTCATCTCGTCCCCCTAGATGTCACTGACGCCGCCGCCATCGAGAACGTATGGCAGCAACTACATAAGGAAGCTGGTGCTTTAGACTTGCTGATTAATAATGCCGGAATTAATTCTATGAGCGCTGATGCGGGGGGTACTGCTGCACACTTGCGCTTGGGAGAACTAGACAGTAATCGGATGCTCGCCATGTTCCATATTAACGCCGTAGCACCCCTGATGCTGGCTCAACGGTGCATCGATTTGCTCGCCACGGGAGACAACCCCCGCATCATTAGTATTTCTTCTTGGCTGGGTTCTCTGGCTAACAAAGCCAGCGGCGGTAATTACAGTTATTGTGCGAGTAAAACTGCCCTAAATATGCTTATGCGCGCTCTCGCCTTGGAGGTGATATCCAAAGGCATTATTACGGTAATTTTTAATCCCGGATGGATGCAAACGGATATGGGCGGTCCGAGAGCTAAATTAACTCCAGATGAATCCGCCCGAGGCATTCTCCAAGTCACCGACAACCTCACCGCCAGTGATGCGGGACGCTTTCTCAATTGGGATGGCACGGAGCATCCCTGGTAA
- a CDS encoding PIN domain-containing protein, which yields MNLVLDANILIAEILRRRGRQLLRNPHLHLYLAEKTREEAEYELIQRTRVIVNQGRLTEAAGQAQIETGLTLIATQIRLMPVSFYAHLEPEARKRIPRDPNDWETVALALALTAAIWTEDYDFFGCGCPTWTTETLMLQLQE from the coding sequence ATGAATTTAGTGCTTGATGCTAATATTTTGATAGCCGAAATTCTGCGGCGGCGAGGGCGTCAGTTATTGAGAAATCCTCACCTGCATCTTTATCTAGCTGAAAAGACTAGGGAAGAAGCGGAATATGAGCTGATTCAAAGGACAAGGGTAATCGTTAATCAAGGGCGGTTAACGGAAGCTGCAGGTCAGGCTCAAATAGAAACTGGATTGACGCTGATTGCCACTCAAATTAGATTAATGCCAGTTTCCTTTTACGCCCATTTAGAACCTGAAGCCAGAAAGCGCATCCCCAGAGACCCGAATGATTGGGAAACTGTGGCGCTAGCATTAGCTTTAACGGCGGCAATTTGGACAGAGGATTATGATTTTTTTGGCTGTGGCTGCCCCACATGGACGACGGAAACCCTGATGCTGCAGTTGCAGGAGTGA